Proteins encoded within one genomic window of Comamonas endophytica:
- a CDS encoding ShlB/FhaC/HecB family hemolysin secretion/activation protein: MSKGPAIFLFAWAWCAGGAVHAQPTAGQQLEQQQIQRQQERDKALRERMLPEADALPGPAAPVALELPENESPCFALHAIRITGAQSGALPWLETAAGLDLQRRPCIGAQGVQVILARMQHALVERGFITSRVLVGPQNLQDGVLEIAFIPGVLREVRLSPDSPANASVLGALPSRPGALLQLRDIEQGLENLKRVPTADADIEIVPSEGPEALPGQSDLVVSYRRARPLRMQLALDDGGTRSTGRLQGTATLSWDNPLQRNDLAYLSLGRGLRGGERRGTRNAVVHYSVPLHYWLLGLTASSNRYHQTVAGAYEDYRYSGRSSQIDVRIGRIIHRSATTRTTASVRAFHRASSNFIDDTEVEVQRRRTSGYELGLAQRSYLGTAVFEGSLAFKRGTGAFGALRAPEEPWGEGSSRMKLHVVDLALSRPFTLAGTRLRWSTAWHAQWNGTPLTPQDRIGIGGRYTVRGFDGESTLLAERGRYWRNEVALPLAVGAEAFVALDTGRVSGPSAQYLAGRPLTGAALGLRGTGRGLSYELLVGAPIRKPEHFQTAHAHLAFNLVYGF; the protein is encoded by the coding sequence ATGAGCAAAGGACCCGCGATTTTCCTGTTTGCATGGGCTTGGTGCGCCGGCGGCGCGGTCCATGCGCAGCCGACAGCCGGGCAGCAGCTCGAGCAGCAGCAGATCCAGCGCCAGCAGGAACGCGACAAGGCGCTGCGCGAACGCATGCTGCCCGAAGCCGATGCGCTGCCCGGGCCGGCTGCGCCAGTGGCATTGGAGCTGCCCGAGAACGAGTCGCCGTGCTTTGCGCTGCACGCGATCCGCATCACGGGCGCGCAGTCCGGCGCGCTGCCCTGGCTCGAAACTGCAGCGGGCCTGGATCTGCAACGCAGGCCGTGCATTGGCGCCCAGGGCGTGCAGGTCATCCTTGCGCGCATGCAGCATGCGCTGGTGGAGCGCGGTTTCATCACCTCGCGCGTGCTGGTGGGGCCGCAGAACCTGCAGGACGGCGTGCTGGAGATCGCGTTCATTCCCGGCGTGCTGCGCGAGGTGCGCCTCAGCCCGGACAGTCCCGCAAATGCCTCGGTCTTGGGCGCACTGCCGTCCCGCCCCGGCGCGCTGCTGCAGTTGCGCGATATCGAGCAGGGGCTGGAAAACCTCAAGCGCGTGCCGACCGCGGATGCCGATATCGAGATCGTTCCCAGCGAGGGGCCGGAGGCCTTGCCCGGGCAAAGCGATCTGGTGGTCAGCTACAGGAGGGCAAGGCCCCTGCGCATGCAGCTGGCGCTGGACGATGGCGGGACCCGGTCGACTGGCAGGCTCCAGGGCACGGCCACCCTTTCCTGGGACAACCCGCTCCAGCGCAACGATCTGGCCTATCTGAGCCTGGGCCGCGGCCTGCGCGGCGGCGAGCGCCGCGGCACGCGCAATGCGGTGGTGCACTATTCGGTGCCGCTGCACTACTGGCTGCTGGGCCTGACGGCGTCCAGCAACCGCTATCACCAGACCGTGGCGGGTGCCTACGAAGACTACCGCTACAGCGGCAGATCCAGCCAGATCGATGTCCGGATCGGCCGCATCATCCACCGCAGCGCGACCACCCGCACCACCGCCAGCGTGCGCGCCTTCCATCGCGCATCCTCCAACTTCATCGACGACACCGAAGTCGAGGTGCAACGCCGGCGCACCTCGGGTTACGAGCTGGGCCTGGCACAGCGCAGCTATCTGGGCACCGCGGTATTCGAAGGCAGTCTGGCCTTCAAGCGCGGCACCGGCGCGTTCGGCGCATTGCGCGCGCCCGAGGAGCCCTGGGGCGAAGGCAGCTCGCGCATGAAGCTCCATGTCGTCGACCTGGCGTTGTCGCGGCCCTTCACGCTGGCGGGCACGCGCCTGCGCTGGTCCACGGCCTGGCATGCCCAGTGGAACGGCACGCCGCTCACGCCGCAGGACCGTATCGGCATCGGCGGTCGCTACACGGTGCGCGGCTTCGATGGCGAGAGCACGCTGCTGGCCGAGCGCGGACGCTACTGGCGCAATGAGGTCGCGCTGCCGCTTGCCGTTGGCGCCGAAGCCTTCGTGGCGCTGGACACCGGCCGGGTCAGCGGGCCGTCGGCGCAGTACCTGGCCGGGCGCCCGTTGACCGGCGCGGCGCTGGGACTGCGCGGCACGGGGCGTGGCCTTTCCTATGAGCTGCTGGTGGGCGCACCGATCAGGAAGCCGGAGCATTTCCAGACGGCGCATGCGCACCTGGCTTTCAATCTCGTTTATGGCTTCTGA
- a CDS encoding Lrp/AsnC family transcriptional regulator — protein MPLDAIDYQILELLQRQGRSSARAIAERVHLSPRATLARIRALEQQGHLRGYHAELDRALLGAHAAVFAEVALKDQRPATAALFERHALACPEVVACHLVSGRFDYLVRFCCRDLAHYHALTNAWLDQPLLGIEKIVTSTELKTVKEFSGFPLLGAPRRSG, from the coding sequence ATGCCGCTGGATGCCATTGACTACCAGATCCTCGAGCTGCTGCAGCGGCAGGGCCGCAGCAGCGCGCGCGCCATTGCCGAGCGCGTGCACCTTTCCCCGCGCGCCACGCTGGCACGCATCCGCGCGCTGGAGCAGCAGGGCCATCTGCGCGGCTACCACGCCGAGCTCGACCGCGCGCTGCTGGGCGCGCATGCCGCGGTGTTTGCCGAGGTTGCATTGAAGGACCAGCGGCCCGCCACCGCCGCGCTCTTCGAACGCCACGCGCTGGCCTGCCCCGAGGTCGTCGCCTGTCATCTGGTCAGCGGACGCTTCGACTATCTGGTGCGCTTTTGCTGCCGCGACCTGGCGCACTATCACGCGCTCACCAATGCCTGGCTCGACCAGCCGCTGCTGGGCATCGAGAAGATCGTCACCAGCACCGAGCTGAAGACGGTCAAGGAATTCAGCGGTTTTCCGCTGCTCGGCGCGCCGCGCCGAAGCGGCTGA
- a CDS encoding ornithine cyclodeaminase yields MTNYLGVAQLQRMLAQVGAETMMERIADGIRDDFRRWHSFEKCARTANHSSLGVIELMPVSDEKYFAFKYVNGHPRNPLRRLPTVMAFGVLAEVATGYPLLLSELTITTALRTAATSVVAARQLARADSRSMALIGNGAQSEFQAIAFMQALGIREIRAYDVDPAATERMMANLAPYVRAGRLQVRAMGSVREAVAGADIVTTITADKSRARILALDMVEPGMHINAVGGDCPGKTELDPGILERATVAVEYAPQTRIEGEVQQMPADFPVVELWQLLDGGGRRSDDEITVFDSVGFALEDLSALRYLHQTASALNLGQPLDLIVRMDDPKDLYGCALGSAAAPAAVPTAVPNAVPNAVH; encoded by the coding sequence ATGACCAACTACCTGGGCGTTGCACAACTGCAGCGCATGCTGGCGCAGGTCGGCGCCGAAACCATGATGGAGCGCATTGCGGATGGCATCCGCGACGACTTCCGGCGCTGGCACAGCTTCGAGAAATGCGCGCGCACCGCCAACCACTCGTCCCTGGGCGTGATCGAGCTGATGCCGGTCTCGGACGAGAAATACTTCGCCTTCAAGTATGTCAACGGCCACCCGCGCAATCCGCTGCGCCGGTTGCCTACGGTGATGGCGTTCGGCGTGCTGGCCGAGGTGGCGACCGGCTATCCGCTGCTGCTGAGCGAGCTGACCATCACCACCGCGCTGCGCACCGCGGCGACTTCGGTCGTGGCAGCGCGGCAGCTGGCACGCGCCGACAGCCGCAGCATGGCGCTGATCGGCAACGGCGCGCAAAGCGAGTTCCAGGCGATTGCCTTCATGCAGGCGCTGGGCATCCGCGAGATCCGCGCCTATGACGTGGACCCCGCGGCCACCGAGCGCATGATGGCCAATCTTGCGCCCTACGTGCGCGCAGGCCGGCTGCAGGTGCGGGCCATGGGCTCGGTGCGCGAGGCGGTGGCTGGCGCCGATATCGTCACCACCATCACCGCCGACAAGTCCCGCGCCCGCATCCTGGCGCTGGACATGGTGGAGCCCGGCATGCACATCAACGCGGTGGGGGGCGACTGTCCGGGCAAGACCGAGCTCGATCCTGGCATCCTGGAGCGCGCCACGGTGGCGGTGGAATATGCGCCGCAGACGCGCATCGAAGGCGAAGTGCAGCAGATGCCCGCGGATTTTCCCGTGGTGGAGCTGTGGCAGCTGCTCGATGGCGGCGGCCGGCGCTCGGACGACGAGATCACGGTCTTCGACTCGGTGGGCTTTGCGCTCGAAGACCTGTCGGCGCTGCGCTACCTGCACCAGACCGCGAGCGCGCTGAACCTGGGGCAGCCGTTGGACCTGATCGTGCGCATGGACGACCCCAAGGATCTCTATGGCTGCGCGCTCGGCAGTGCCGCCGCGCCTGCCGCCGTGCCTACCGCCGTGCCTAACGCCGTGCCTAACGCCGTGCATTGA
- a CDS encoding arginase, with protein sequence MDQARKPLHIVSAAVGEGAGDSGCKYAASALLASGMAQALADAGREVHAGTAVASDPLQASDRMDTIARFNHALAEAVLPLARGGAQLLVLGGDHSCAIGSWSGMAQALRPQGPLGLIWIDAHLDAHTPDSSESNAPHGMPLAALLGHGCAAFTQLFGWSGKIRPEHLFIIGARSYESAERILLDSLGVRVFFMEEVAREGFESCFAQAREKVGAECAGWGVSMDIDGLDPLDAPATGTPVAHGISLAEATAALRGCRDDPRFMGLEIVEYNPLHDFGGKTARAVRALAVAGLGQDGPAAGAAAATPGA encoded by the coding sequence ATGGACCAGGCGCGCAAACCATTGCACATCGTCAGCGCGGCCGTTGGCGAGGGCGCCGGCGACAGCGGCTGCAAGTACGCGGCCAGCGCGCTGCTGGCCTCGGGCATGGCGCAGGCCCTTGCCGATGCGGGCCGCGAGGTCCATGCCGGGACCGCGGTGGCGTCCGACCCGCTGCAGGCCAGCGACCGCATGGACACCATCGCGCGCTTCAACCACGCGCTGGCCGAAGCCGTGCTGCCGCTGGCGCGCGGCGGCGCGCAGCTGCTGGTGCTGGGCGGGGACCATTCCTGCGCCATCGGCAGCTGGAGCGGCATGGCCCAGGCGCTGCGCCCGCAGGGCCCGCTCGGGCTGATCTGGATCGATGCGCATCTCGATGCGCACACGCCCGATTCCTCGGAGTCCAACGCTCCACATGGCATGCCGCTGGCGGCGCTGCTCGGCCATGGCTGCGCGGCATTCACCCAGCTCTTTGGCTGGAGCGGCAAGATCCGCCCCGAGCACCTGTTCATCATCGGCGCGCGCAGCTATGAGAGCGCCGAACGCATCCTGCTCGACTCGCTGGGCGTGCGGGTGTTCTTCATGGAGGAGGTCGCGCGCGAAGGCTTCGAGAGCTGCTTTGCGCAGGCGCGGGAAAAGGTGGGCGCGGAATGCGCCGGCTGGGGCGTGAGCATGGATATCGATGGGCTCGATCCGCTCGATGCGCCCGCGACCGGCACGCCCGTGGCGCACGGCATTTCGCTGGCCGAGGCCACGGCCGCGCTGCGCGGCTGCCGCGATGATCCGCGTTTCATGGGCCTGGAGATCGTCGAATACAACCCGCTGCACGACTTTGGCGGCAAGACCGCGCGCGCGGTACGGGCGCTGGCGGTGGCGGGGCTGGGGCAGGACGGGCCGGCGGCCGGCGCGGCGGCGGCCACCCCCGGCGCCTGA
- a CDS encoding Cd(II)/Pb(II)-responsive transcriptional regulator: MQIKELARATGVDMETIRFYEKQGLWPAPARLANGYRDYAPLHLERLAFIRHCRALDIALPDVRRLLQAIDAPGAACLDVDALVDAQLARVRARLLSMQALERQLLQLRRSCSGDHAHQSCGILKELVGAAHGEACACH; the protein is encoded by the coding sequence ATGCAGATCAAGGAACTCGCGCGCGCCACCGGCGTGGACATGGAAACCATCCGCTTCTATGAAAAACAGGGCCTGTGGCCCGCGCCCGCGCGGCTGGCCAATGGCTACCGCGACTATGCCCCGCTGCATCTGGAGCGGCTGGCCTTCATCCGCCACTGCCGGGCGCTGGATATCGCGCTGCCCGATGTGCGGCGCCTGCTGCAAGCCATCGACGCGCCTGGCGCCGCCTGCCTCGATGTCGACGCCCTGGTGGACGCACAGCTGGCGCGCGTGCGCGCCCGGCTGCTGAGCATGCAGGCGCTGGAGCGGCAACTGCTGCAGCTGCGCCGCTCCTGCAGCGGCGACCATGCCCATCAAAGCTGCGGCATCCTCAAGGAACTGGTGGGGGCGGCGCACGGGGAGGCGTGCGCCTGTCATTGA
- a CDS encoding cation transporter: MSSHCCHHETPQIKDIENLGRMRRVLWVALLANAAMFVVEIASSLGSGSLSLLADAIDFGGDALNYGISLAVLASALAWRARAAVLKALCMLGFGAYVLGSALWAVWSGSVPNATTMGVVAVLGLQTNLGVAWMLYAFRQGDANMRSVWLCSRNDAIGNLAVLLAAAGVFGTGSAWPDLLVASLMAALALHGGASVLRQARAELRAPAPAR, encoded by the coding sequence ATGTCCAGCCATTGCTGCCACCATGAAACCCCGCAGATCAAGGATATCGAGAACCTGGGCCGCATGCGCCGCGTGCTCTGGGTCGCGCTGCTGGCCAACGCCGCGATGTTCGTGGTCGAGATCGCCAGCAGCCTGGGCTCCGGCTCGCTGTCGCTGTTGGCCGATGCCATCGACTTTGGCGGCGACGCGCTGAACTACGGCATCTCGCTGGCGGTGCTGGCCTCGGCGCTGGCCTGGCGCGCGCGCGCCGCGGTGCTCAAGGCGCTGTGCATGCTGGGCTTTGGCGCCTATGTGCTGGGCAGTGCGCTGTGGGCCGTGTGGAGCGGCAGCGTGCCGAACGCCACCACCATGGGAGTCGTGGCGGTGCTGGGCCTGCAAACCAATCTGGGCGTGGCCTGGATGCTGTATGCGTTCCGCCAGGGCGATGCCAACATGCGCAGCGTCTGGCTGTGCTCGCGCAACGATGCGATCGGCAACCTGGCGGTGCTGCTGGCCGCGGCCGGGGTGTTCGGCACGGGCAGCGCCTGGCCGGACCTGCTGGTGGCCAGCCTGATGGCGGCGCTGGCGCTGCATGGCGGCGCCAGCGTGCTGCGCCAGGCGCGCGCCGAACTGCGCGCCCCGGCCCCGGCGCGCTGA
- a CDS encoding FdhF/YdeP family oxidoreductase, whose translation MAEQKIEFYNGPAGGWGALRSVKNTLLRHDIALKGAKTLLSANQPDGFDCPGCAWPDRNHASSFEFCENGAKAVAAEATARRAGPEFFARHTLAEMMAQSDFWLEDQGRLTHPMRYDAASDRYLPVEWDAAFALIAQQLQALPDPNQAIFYTSGRASNEAAFLYQLFVREYGTNNFPDCSNMCHEASGNGMRAQIGVGKGTVTLDDFEHAEAIFIFGQNPGTNHPRMLGELRAAHKRGARIVSFNPLHERGLERFQDPQSKLEMATLGATPISTHYFQVRAGGDLAAVKGMMKHVLEQEAARGGVLDHAFIAEHTSGFEALAADLQAEEWSVLERESGLGEAQMRAAGEVYIGAASSIVCWGMGITQHMHSVATVQMLVNLLLLRGNLGRPGAGACPVRGHSNVQGDRSMGIWEKPPAALLDRLQQVFGFEPPRDDGVDTVEAIRLMLEGRGKVFIALGGNFAAAAPDTDATWEALRRCDLTVHVATKLNRSHLVHGRDALILPCLGRTEIDVQAGGVQSVSVEDSMSMVHLSGGINAPASELLLSEPAIVARLAAATLAGPGGKGSRTPWLWLIEDYARIRDLIARVFDDFHDFNARVAKPGGFRLRNTASERVWNTASRKAGFMAHAVPRDTPVHRATERLPDQQVFSLMTMRSHDQYNTTVYGMDDRYRGVFGQRRVVFIHAEDIRELGFKDGDWVDLVSAWDDGQERRAERFRLVAYDIPRGNIGAYYPETNPLVPLAATAVGAGTPTSKAVPVLLRAHTGIVG comes from the coding sequence ATGGCAGAGCAAAAAATCGAGTTCTACAACGGCCCCGCGGGAGGATGGGGGGCGCTGCGCAGCGTGAAGAACACACTGCTGCGGCATGACATCGCACTCAAGGGCGCGAAGACGCTGCTGTCCGCCAACCAGCCCGATGGCTTCGACTGCCCGGGCTGCGCCTGGCCCGACCGCAACCATGCGTCGAGCTTCGAGTTCTGCGAGAACGGCGCCAAGGCCGTGGCCGCCGAAGCCACCGCGCGGCGCGCGGGCCCCGAGTTCTTCGCGCGCCATACGCTGGCCGAGATGATGGCGCAAAGCGACTTCTGGCTCGAGGACCAGGGCCGGCTCACGCACCCGATGCGCTATGACGCCGCAAGCGACCGCTATCTGCCCGTCGAATGGGACGCGGCCTTTGCGCTGATTGCGCAGCAGCTGCAGGCCCTGCCGGACCCGAACCAGGCGATCTTCTACACCTCGGGGCGCGCCAGCAACGAGGCGGCCTTTCTCTACCAGCTGTTCGTGCGCGAATACGGCACCAACAATTTCCCCGACTGCTCGAACATGTGCCACGAAGCCAGCGGCAACGGCATGCGCGCGCAGATCGGCGTGGGCAAGGGCACGGTGACGCTGGACGACTTCGAGCATGCCGAGGCCATCTTCATCTTCGGCCAGAACCCCGGCACCAACCACCCGCGCATGCTCGGCGAGCTGCGCGCGGCGCACAAGCGCGGCGCGCGCATCGTCAGTTTCAACCCGCTGCACGAGCGCGGCCTGGAGCGTTTCCAGGACCCGCAAAGCAAGCTGGAGATGGCAACGCTGGGCGCCACCCCCATCAGCACCCATTACTTCCAGGTGCGCGCGGGCGGCGACCTGGCGGCGGTGAAGGGCATGATGAAGCATGTGCTGGAGCAGGAGGCGGCGCGCGGCGGGGTCCTCGACCACGCTTTCATTGCCGAGCACACCAGCGGCTTCGAGGCACTGGCGGCGGATCTGCAGGCCGAGGAGTGGTCCGTGCTGGAGCGCGAATCCGGGCTCGGCGAAGCGCAGATGCGCGCCGCCGGCGAGGTCTATATCGGCGCGGCAAGCTCCATCGTCTGCTGGGGAATGGGCATCACGCAGCACATGCATTCGGTGGCCACGGTGCAGATGCTGGTCAACCTGCTGCTGCTGCGCGGCAACCTGGGCCGCCCGGGCGCGGGCGCCTGTCCCGTGCGCGGCCACAGCAATGTGCAGGGCGACCGCAGCATGGGCATCTGGGAAAAGCCCCCGGCGGCGCTGCTCGACCGGCTCCAGCAGGTCTTCGGCTTCGAGCCGCCGCGCGACGACGGAGTCGACACGGTGGAAGCCATCCGGCTGATGCTCGAAGGCCGCGGGAAGGTGTTCATCGCGCTGGGCGGCAACTTCGCGGCCGCCGCGCCCGACACCGATGCCACCTGGGAAGCGCTGCGCCGCTGCGATCTCACGGTGCATGTCGCCACCAAGCTCAACCGCAGCCACCTGGTGCATGGACGCGACGCGCTGATCCTGCCCTGCCTGGGCCGCACCGAGATCGATGTGCAGGCCGGCGGCGTGCAGAGCGTCTCGGTCGAGGACTCGATGAGCATGGTGCACCTGTCCGGCGGCATCAATGCGCCGGCCTCGGAGCTGCTGCTGTCCGAGCCGGCCATCGTCGCGCGCCTGGCCGCGGCCACGCTGGCGGGCCCCGGCGGCAAGGGCAGCCGCACGCCCTGGCTGTGGCTGATCGAGGACTACGCGCGCATACGCGACCTGATCGCCCGGGTGTTCGACGATTTCCACGACTTCAATGCGCGCGTGGCCAAGCCCGGGGGCTTCAGGCTGCGCAACACCGCCAGCGAGCGCGTATGGAATACCGCCAGCCGCAAGGCCGGCTTCATGGCGCATGCCGTGCCGCGCGACACGCCGGTGCACCGCGCCACCGAGCGTCTGCCCGATCAGCAGGTGTTCTCGCTGATGACCATGCGCTCGCACGACCAGTACAACACCACCGTCTACGGCATGGACGACCGCTACCGCGGCGTGTTCGGCCAGCGCCGCGTGGTGTTCATCCACGCCGAGGACATCCGCGAACTGGGCTTCAAGGACGGTGACTGGGTGGACCTGGTCTCCGCCTGGGACGACGGCCAGGAGCGGCGCGCCGAGCGTTTCCGCCTGGTGGCCTACGACATCCCGCGCGGCAATATCGGCGCTTACTATCCCGAGACCAACCCGCTGGTGCCGCTGGCGGCCACGGCAGTGGGAGCGGGCACGCCGACCTCCAAGGCCGTGCCGGTGCTGCTGCGGGCGCATACCGGCATCGTCGGCTGA